A part of Fibrobacter sp. UWB15 genomic DNA contains:
- a CDS encoding MlaD family protein → MKISDRTLGYISLLALFSIFAIIAYSMWDAHHEATTIIQVDFDELGSLQPEDEVVIRGYTVGTIGKVQWLGDRARVEIKFNQPIVIREGTQFNNTNYAIMGQRRLEIIPSKTGKVLPDSYIHQGHFEPGIAEVLRYIENVNDQVETIRQIIYLVTNGDSTHRSASDLVEYVIKNIEVTLSNTERALQTLQPALNNLFAQADVASKNLLVITKQADSAIVTVTNTVNEKLELAENAMKRISEGAEKTNDIINSIEADPFYSKILYSSETVDKVNELVSKLNEIVRAIDTKGIKMLDENGNPVKPFAWKNLNLVGKTAREKARERAEKAQNGTAQSE, encoded by the coding sequence ATGAAGATTTCCGACCGGACATTAGGCTACATATCGCTCCTGGCCTTGTTCAGCATTTTTGCGATTATCGCCTATTCGATGTGGGACGCCCACCATGAGGCCACCACCATTATCCAGGTCGATTTCGATGAACTGGGATCCCTGCAGCCCGAAGACGAGGTGGTGATTCGCGGATACACAGTCGGAACCATCGGCAAAGTACAGTGGCTTGGCGACCGTGCCCGCGTCGAAATCAAGTTCAACCAGCCCATCGTGATTCGCGAAGGCACCCAGTTCAACAACACCAATTACGCCATCATGGGCCAGCGCAGGCTAGAAATCATTCCTTCCAAGACAGGAAAGGTTCTCCCTGACAGTTACATCCATCAAGGGCATTTTGAACCGGGCATTGCCGAAGTTTTGCGTTACATCGAAAACGTTAACGACCAAGTGGAAACCATCCGCCAAATTATCTACTTGGTGACCAACGGAGACTCCACCCACCGTTCTGCAAGCGACTTGGTGGAATACGTCATCAAGAACATCGAAGTTACCCTCAGCAATACCGAACGGGCTCTCCAGACTTTGCAACCGGCTCTAAACAACCTCTTTGCCCAGGCCGATGTGGCAAGCAAGAACTTGCTCGTGATTACCAAGCAGGCTGATTCCGCCATTGTCACAGTTACCAATACGGTCAACGAAAAATTGGAACTGGCTGAAAACGCCATGAAACGGATTTCTGAAGGAGCCGAAAAAACCAACGATATTATCAATAGCATCGAAGCCGATCCCTTCTACAGCAAGATCCTCTATTCTTCTGAAACGGTGGACAAGGTGAACGAACTGGTCTCCAAGCTGAACGAAATCGTGCGCGCCATCGACACCAAGGGTATCAAGATGCTTGACGAAAACGGCAACCCGGTCAAGCCCTTCGCTTGGAAAAACCTGAACCTTGTCGGAAAGACCGCCCGAGAAAAAGCCCGCGAACGCGCCGAAAAAGCCCAGAACGGAACCGCCCAGAGCGAGTAA
- a CDS encoding GspE/PulE family protein — protein sequence MEPLLSTKWCREHNVALLGYLSDSHQPFPIAVTDDSDDFLLQKVRTELGEPIQACIRSKAEIHQILSQNTDGLEEVLLKPENAQNASWESEPIVNLVDNLIEQAIDLKATDIHLEPASQAFRVRLRQDGLLNDYKSLPLWIGEPVLVRLKILSEIDITDKRIPHDGSFHFEGFKHSANIRVSTLPVQGGEKAVLRILPTAGSPIAFSRLESEPYSRLESLRLSSRNLEFLRKVFHSPQGLFLVTGPTGSGKTTTLHAGLQEIVHRQINVTTIEDPVEYPLESVSQVQVNEKCGFTFAVALRAILRQDPDVIMVGEIRDKETAQIALRAAQTGHLVVSTLHTNSAKAGFTRLEDLGVSRTALQESLLGIMAQRLVRCRPAQGLPYSGRRAVVEILKPDGNYVDGTLYENAKRLVQANITDMDEIERVLGNLHH from the coding sequence ATGGAACCTTTACTTTCTACGAAATGGTGTCGCGAGCACAATGTCGCCTTACTCGGCTACTTGAGCGACTCGCATCAGCCCTTCCCTATTGCAGTCACGGATGACAGCGACGATTTCTTGTTGCAGAAGGTGCGAACGGAGCTTGGCGAGCCTATACAAGCCTGCATCAGGAGCAAGGCCGAAATTCACCAGATTCTTAGCCAGAATACGGACGGCCTAGAAGAGGTTCTTTTGAAGCCCGAGAATGCGCAAAACGCCTCTTGGGAATCCGAACCGATCGTGAATTTGGTCGACAACCTGATTGAGCAGGCGATTGATTTAAAGGCGACCGATATTCACCTGGAGCCTGCGTCACAAGCGTTTCGTGTAAGGCTGCGGCAAGACGGATTGCTGAACGATTATAAGAGTTTGCCTTTATGGATTGGGGAACCGGTTTTAGTCCGGCTGAAGATTCTTTCGGAGATCGACATTACAGACAAAAGAATTCCTCATGACGGATCTTTTCATTTCGAGGGTTTTAAGCATTCGGCAAACATTCGTGTGAGCACGCTCCCTGTACAGGGGGGCGAAAAAGCGGTGCTCCGGATTTTACCGACAGCGGGTAGCCCGATTGCGTTTTCACGCCTTGAAAGCGAACCATACTCAAGGCTGGAATCACTGCGTTTGAGTTCAAGGAATCTTGAGTTTTTGCGGAAAGTATTCCATAGCCCGCAGGGATTGTTCCTGGTAACTGGGCCGACTGGGTCCGGGAAGACGACTACGCTCCACGCCGGTTTGCAAGAAATCGTGCATAGGCAAATCAACGTGACAACGATTGAAGACCCAGTAGAGTATCCGCTAGAAAGTGTGTCTCAGGTGCAGGTAAACGAAAAATGCGGATTCACTTTTGCCGTAGCGCTCCGGGCCATATTGCGCCAGGACCCCGACGTGATCATGGTAGGGGAAATCCGCGACAAGGAAACGGCGCAAATCGCCCTCCGCGCTGCGCAAACCGGTCACTTGGTCGTCTCAACGCTTCACACGAATTCAGCCAAGGCCGGTTTCACCCGCCTCGAAGACTTGGGCGTTTCACGAACGGCCCTGCAGGAATCGCTCCTTGGCATTATGGCGCAACGCCTGGTACGCTGCCGCCCGGCCCAAGGACTTCCTTATTCGGGTCGGAGGGCGGTTGTAGAAATCCTCAAGCCCGACGGCAATTACGTAGACGGAACCTTGTACGAGAACGCCAAGCGCCTTGTACAAGCAAACATAACCGACATGGACGAAATAGAACGCGTGCTAGGAAACCTACATCACTAA